One Epidermidibacterium keratini DNA segment encodes these proteins:
- a CDS encoding peptidoglycan D,D-transpeptidase FtsI family protein — translation MRSRRRNRRLKLADGSRRMRAAMVVLSLLMLVIGGRLLQLQGLDGAAYAAQGEGTRLRTKVLPAERGQITDRNGTQLAYNVETREIYADPRLIPQDKRAQIAEVLSTELQLPYSDVMLAMMVDGAYSPIASNVEPSVAQKIVTTTIDEQSLNALGIGSNRTQKRIYPSTTTGGQIVGFVGRDGNGLAGIEQSFDAILAGQEGKLVYEASPSGAMIPAGIQQETPAEPGASVQLTINSDLQYLVQNAVDAYQQTSGATATSAVVLDAKSGQVVAMYGTPGYDPTNPGASNPDDLANPAISQVLEPGSINKVTTIGPALDQGIVTPDTVLTVPGSIPVADVIVNDAWVHGNVEFTVTGILAKSSNVGTLMINKKLSKEGFYAALQKFGIGQKTGIELPAESPGILAPRDKWSGSQVGNVPIGQGVSLTPLQMATVYQAIANDGVRIPPRIVESTTEPDGTTKKVATPEPVNVMSASAAEDLRGMLEAVVNEGTGGAGAVPGYRVGGKTGTGQRANPQTGGYAGGGYYHTFVGMAPIEDPKYVVAIAVTDPNVAVQGGAAPLFSTVMGQVLQGAGVPPSSSTAPKYTLTVD, via the coding sequence TTGCGCTCACGCCGTCGCAACCGGCGGCTGAAGCTGGCCGACGGCTCGCGTCGGATGCGGGCGGCGATGGTGGTGCTGAGCCTGCTGATGCTGGTGATCGGCGGCCGCCTGCTGCAGCTGCAGGGTCTGGACGGAGCGGCGTACGCCGCGCAGGGGGAGGGCACCCGACTGCGCACCAAGGTGCTTCCGGCCGAGCGCGGTCAGATCACCGACCGCAACGGCACACAGCTGGCCTATAACGTCGAAACGCGCGAGATCTACGCCGATCCGCGACTCATCCCGCAGGACAAGCGCGCGCAGATCGCCGAGGTGCTCAGCACCGAGCTGCAGCTGCCCTACAGCGACGTCATGCTCGCGATGATGGTCGACGGCGCGTACTCGCCCATCGCAAGCAACGTCGAGCCAAGTGTCGCGCAGAAGATCGTCACGACCACGATCGACGAGCAGTCGCTGAACGCGCTCGGCATCGGCTCCAACCGAACCCAAAAGCGCATCTACCCCAGCACCACGACCGGCGGGCAGATCGTCGGTTTCGTCGGTCGCGACGGCAACGGGCTGGCCGGCATCGAGCAGTCCTTCGATGCGATTCTGGCAGGCCAGGAGGGCAAGCTCGTCTACGAGGCGAGCCCGTCCGGGGCGATGATTCCGGCCGGCATCCAGCAGGAGACCCCAGCCGAGCCCGGCGCCTCGGTGCAGCTGACGATCAACAGCGACCTGCAGTACCTCGTGCAGAACGCGGTCGATGCCTACCAGCAGACCTCCGGTGCCACCGCGACGTCGGCCGTCGTACTCGACGCGAAGTCCGGGCAGGTCGTGGCGATGTACGGCACGCCTGGTTATGACCCAACGAACCCCGGCGCCAGCAACCCCGACGACCTCGCCAACCCGGCGATCTCGCAGGTGCTCGAGCCCGGCTCGATCAACAAGGTCACCACGATCGGACCCGCGCTCGACCAGGGCATCGTCACCCCCGACACCGTGCTGACCGTGCCGGGCTCCATCCCGGTCGCGGACGTGATCGTCAACGACGCTTGGGTGCACGGCAACGTCGAGTTCACGGTGACCGGCATCCTGGCCAAGTCCTCGAACGTCGGCACGCTGATGATCAACAAGAAGCTGTCCAAGGAAGGCTTCTACGCCGCGCTGCAGAAGTTCGGGATCGGGCAGAAGACCGGCATCGAGCTGCCGGCCGAGAGCCCGGGCATCCTCGCGCCGCGCGATAAGTGGAGCGGCAGCCAGGTGGGCAACGTGCCGATCGGGCAGGGCGTGTCGCTGACCCCGCTGCAGATGGCGACCGTCTACCAGGCCATTGCCAACGACGGGGTCCGCATCCCCCCACGCATCGTCGAGTCGACCACCGAGCCGGACGGCACGACCAAGAAGGTCGCGACGCCCGAGCCGGTCAATGTGATGAGCGCGAGCGCCGCTGAAGACCTGCGCGGAATGCTTGAGGCTGTCGTCAACGAGGGCACCGGCGGCGCCGGCGCGGTCCCGGGATACCGGGTCGGCGGCAAGACCGGAACCGGGCAGCGCGCCAACCCGCAGACCGGCGGGTACGCCGGAGGTGGCTACTACCACACGTTCGTGGGCATGGCCCCGATCGAGGATCCGAAGTACGTCGTCGCGATCGCGGTCACCGACCCCAACGTCGCGGTGCAAGGCGGCGCCGCGCCGCTGTTCTCCACCGTGATGGGACAGGTGCTGCAGGGCGCCGGCGTACCTCCGTCGTCGAGCACGGCCCCGAAGTACACCCTGACCGTCGACTAG
- a CDS encoding FtsB/FtsL family cell division protein: MSTTFTTPKTSPRKSAKPSERTRKPGSYTAARRAARQAANRDRSLRRQLVRGRNLLGMAVLRRDATSRWPFVIIFGAIAAVAVVVLLMLNTATAQSSFTERRLNDELTALKLQEQQLSSEVAQQQSPQYLAEKAAELGMVPGQNPGYLVIKPDGSVEWVEPKEAPTPPPAAEPDPVGDPATLPADTGAGG, encoded by the coding sequence ATGAGCACCACATTCACCACGCCCAAGACGAGTCCGCGCAAGAGTGCGAAGCCGAGCGAACGCACGCGCAAGCCCGGCAGCTATACCGCCGCGCGCCGTGCAGCCCGGCAGGCAGCCAACCGCGATCGCTCGCTGCGCCGCCAGCTGGTGCGCGGGCGCAACCTGCTCGGCATGGCGGTGCTGCGCCGCGACGCGACGTCGCGCTGGCCGTTCGTGATCATCTTCGGCGCGATCGCGGCGGTCGCCGTGGTGGTGCTGTTGATGCTCAACACCGCCACTGCGCAGTCGTCCTTCACCGAGCGCCGGCTCAATGACGAGCTGACCGCATTGAAGCTGCAGGAGCAGCAGCTGTCCTCGGAGGTCGCCCAGCAGCAGTCGCCGCAGTATCTCGCCGAGAAGGCGGCCGAGCTTGGCATGGTCCCCGGACAGAACCCGGGTTATCTGGTGATCAAGCCGGACGGGTCGGTTGAGTGGGTCGAGCCGAAGGAGGCGCCGACCCCGCCGCCCGCGGCCGAGCCTGACCCGGTCGGTGATCCGGCCACGCTTCCCGCCGACACCGGAGCGGGGGGCTGA
- the rsmH gene encoding 16S rRNA (cytosine(1402)-N(4))-methyltransferase RsmH, with protein sequence MPGEQQHVPVLLERTLRLLGPALDHPGAIYLDATLGHGGHAVAVLRAHPEAHLIGLDRDESALELSRERLAEYADRITLVHATYDEVDDVLDDLKIPAVQAILYDLGVSSMQLDQPERGFAYMRDADLDMRMDRSTGPTAADVLAGYSEKALRQVISRYGEERFAGRIAAAIVASRMSTPITTTGQLAELIAGAIPAAARHQGGGHPAKRTFQALRIEVNAELEILQRAIPAALSRLAVGGRMVVLSYHSLEDRIVKRAFAEQTQDKTPLDLPVPLPEAQPQLRLLVRGSEQANAEEIEANSRSASVRLRAVERIGESEAA encoded by the coding sequence ATGCCAGGCGAGCAGCAGCACGTGCCGGTGCTGCTTGAGCGCACGCTGCGGCTGCTGGGACCGGCGCTCGATCACCCCGGAGCGATCTACCTTGATGCCACTCTCGGCCACGGCGGACACGCCGTGGCCGTTCTACGCGCGCACCCCGAAGCCCACCTGATCGGGTTGGACCGGGACGAGAGCGCGCTGGAGCTCAGTCGTGAACGGCTCGCCGAGTACGCCGACCGCATCACGCTGGTGCACGCGACCTACGACGAGGTCGACGACGTACTCGATGACCTGAAGATCCCTGCTGTGCAAGCGATCCTTTACGACCTTGGCGTCTCGTCGATGCAGCTGGACCAGCCCGAGCGGGGCTTTGCCTACATGCGTGATGCCGACCTCGACATGCGGATGGACCGCAGCACCGGACCCACGGCGGCCGACGTACTCGCCGGCTACTCCGAGAAGGCGCTGCGCCAGGTCATCTCGCGGTACGGCGAGGAGCGGTTCGCCGGACGCATCGCCGCGGCGATCGTGGCGAGCCGCATGAGTACGCCGATCACCACGACCGGCCAGCTCGCCGAGCTCATCGCCGGCGCGATCCCTGCCGCGGCGCGGCACCAGGGCGGCGGGCATCCAGCCAAGCGCACGTTTCAGGCGCTGCGTATCGAGGTCAACGCCGAGCTGGAGATCCTGCAGCGAGCTATCCCGGCAGCGCTGAGCCGTCTGGCGGTGGGTGGGCGGATGGTCGTGCTGTCCTACCACTCCCTGGAGGACCGGATCGTCAAGCGGGCCTTTGCCGAGCAGACCCAGGACAAGACCCCGCTTGACCTCCCGGTGCCGCTGCCGGAGGCCCAACCGCAGCTGCGGCTGCTCGTGCGCGGCTCAGAGCAGGCCAACGCCGAGGAGATCGAAGCCAACAGCAGAAGCGCGTCGGTGCGACTGCGCGCAGTGGAACGTATCGGGGAGAGCGAGGCTGCATGA
- the mraZ gene encoding division/cell wall cluster transcriptional repressor MraZ — MFFGDFYPRMDDKGRLALPAKFRDKLRDGMVIAKGQDRCLYVYPRAEFERIAAQLGKAQSTNSKVRNYARTLFGGADDQSADKQGRIVIKAALREYAGLSRDCAVIGVNDKVEIWDAEAWRRFASEQEQHYVDFSDEFDLPE; from the coding sequence ATGTTCTTCGGCGACTTTTACCCGCGCATGGACGACAAGGGCCGTCTCGCGCTGCCTGCGAAGTTCCGCGACAAGCTCCGCGACGGAATGGTCATCGCCAAGGGCCAGGACAGGTGCTTGTACGTGTACCCCCGGGCCGAGTTCGAGCGCATCGCCGCTCAGCTCGGCAAGGCACAGTCCACAAACAGCAAGGTTCGCAACTATGCCCGGACCCTGTTCGGCGGCGCTGATGACCAGAGCGCCGACAAGCAGGGACGCATCGTGATCAAGGCGGCGCTGCGCGAGTACGCCGGCCTCAGTCGCGACTGCGCGGTCATCGGGGTGAACGACAAGGTGGAGATCTGGGACGCCGAAGCCTGGCGCCGGTTCGCCTCCGAACAAGAACAGCACTACGTCGACTTCTCCGACGAGTTCGATCTGCCGGAGTAG
- a CDS encoding AAA family ATPase, which yields MSEPSPRAGAMHAVPNPAQAPGASWSVADVQARATAIGDCVERVIAGKRDVIDTAITCLLSDGHLLIEDVPGVGKTKLAQAIAAAIDGEVRRIQFTPDLLPSDLTGVSVFNQRTSTFEFSPGPLFGNVVIGDEINRASPKTQSALLEAMAERQVTVDGQTRTLPRPFMVVATQNPIEMEGTFALPEAQRDRFMAQVEMGYPAPEAEALMLDRHAALDPLDTVSPVATVDDVQAMIDTVLAAHVSGAIREYVVTLAAFTREHRQVRLGASPRAALQLLRAAMVSATLDGRAYVTPDDVRRLAPVVWSHRLLVDSSDYQSRHIAGEIIVEALASIPLRR from the coding sequence TTGAGCGAGCCATCACCGCGCGCCGGCGCGATGCATGCCGTACCCAACCCAGCCCAGGCGCCTGGCGCGTCATGGTCGGTAGCCGACGTCCAGGCGCGGGCCACCGCGATCGGCGACTGCGTCGAGCGGGTGATCGCCGGCAAGCGCGACGTCATCGACACGGCCATCACCTGTCTGCTCAGCGACGGTCACCTGCTTATCGAGGACGTGCCCGGAGTCGGCAAGACCAAGCTCGCGCAGGCGATCGCGGCGGCGATCGATGGTGAGGTACGCCGGATCCAGTTCACCCCGGACCTGCTGCCGAGCGATTTGACCGGCGTTTCTGTCTTCAACCAGCGCACCAGCACCTTTGAGTTCAGCCCGGGCCCGCTGTTTGGCAACGTTGTCATCGGCGACGAGATCAACCGCGCGTCACCGAAGACCCAGTCGGCGCTGCTGGAGGCGATGGCCGAGCGTCAGGTCACCGTCGACGGGCAGACGCGCACCCTGCCGCGTCCGTTCATGGTGGTCGCGACCCAGAACCCGATCGAGATGGAAGGCACCTTCGCGCTGCCCGAAGCCCAGCGCGACCGGTTCATGGCGCAGGTCGAGATGGGCTACCCGGCACCGGAGGCCGAGGCGCTGATGCTCGACCGCCACGCGGCGCTCGACCCGCTCGATACCGTCTCGCCGGTCGCCACGGTCGATGACGTGCAGGCGATGATCGACACCGTGCTCGCCGCGCACGTCTCAGGCGCCATCCGCGAGTACGTCGTCACGCTCGCCGCTTTTACCCGTGAGCACCGGCAGGTGCGCCTCGGCGCCTCGCCACGCGCGGCCCTGCAGCTGCTGCGAGCGGCGATGGTCTCGGCCACGCTCGACGGGCGCGCCTACGTCACCCCCGACGACGTACGCCGACTCGCCCCGGTCGTCTGGTCGCACCGGCTACTCGTGGACAGCAGCGACTACCAGTCGCGGCATATCGCCGGCGAGATCATCGTCGAGGCACTGGCATCGATCCCCCTGCGGCGATGA
- a CDS encoding DUF58 domain-containing protein — protein sequence MSSGKSRVSFTTRGSSLIAAGVATAIGAVVLGETDLLRIAVALIVLCGLCWVYLKLSGLRVHTRHVAVPDEAPIGTPVGVQVALRIEHRLLMVDLVAEDATTGGLTDAPRLGVDPSAATKGMTLRYSTAAHHRGMHLAGGTTATMQDPFGIAEIRVRTTDQVAILGLPHTVRVDRGWLRSLSAQDGLARAGNITALSEPDVDVREHRAEDGLRRVHWRTSARIGRLMVRPDEPVEDRADVITLDTRSKSHFGHSFETLVELAASLARAVTDSGGTVELRTWDGARIGERAFTDSAPLLRALAMLEPDARGEYVATPTPPTVLITTESANLRGLPRARTGHRPLAIVLTHRDESSKGLHEHEHELREHGIGCVHHSAREPAARLFAHPPVLS from the coding sequence ATGAGCTCGGGTAAGTCGCGGGTCTCCTTCACCACGCGCGGCTCGAGCCTGATCGCCGCCGGCGTCGCCACCGCAATCGGTGCCGTCGTACTCGGCGAGACCGATCTGCTGCGCATCGCCGTCGCGCTGATCGTGCTGTGCGGGTTGTGTTGGGTCTATCTGAAGCTCAGCGGGCTGCGGGTGCACACCCGGCATGTCGCCGTGCCGGACGAGGCGCCGATCGGCACCCCGGTCGGTGTGCAGGTCGCGCTTCGCATCGAGCATCGGCTGCTGATGGTCGATCTCGTAGCCGAGGACGCGACCACAGGCGGACTCACCGACGCTCCGCGGCTGGGCGTTGACCCGTCAGCGGCGACGAAGGGTATGACGCTGCGTTACTCCACGGCCGCCCACCACCGTGGGATGCATCTGGCCGGCGGCACCACCGCGACGATGCAGGACCCGTTCGGGATCGCCGAGATCCGGGTGCGCACCACCGACCAGGTGGCCATCCTCGGGCTGCCGCACACCGTCCGGGTCGATCGCGGCTGGTTGCGCTCGTTGTCCGCGCAGGACGGTCTCGCGCGGGCCGGCAATATCACCGCGCTGTCCGAGCCGGACGTCGACGTGCGTGAGCACCGGGCCGAGGACGGGCTGCGTCGCGTGCACTGGCGCACCTCCGCGCGCATCGGGCGGCTCATGGTCCGCCCCGACGAGCCGGTCGAGGACCGCGCTGACGTGATTACCCTCGACACCCGCAGCAAATCGCACTTCGGGCACAGCTTCGAGACGCTCGTCGAGCTGGCCGCCTCGTTGGCCCGCGCGGTCACCGACTCCGGCGGCACCGTCGAGCTGCGCACCTGGGACGGTGCCCGGATCGGTGAGCGGGCATTCACCGACAGTGCCCCGCTGTTGCGCGCGCTGGCCATGCTGGAGCCCGACGCACGCGGCGAGTACGTCGCAACGCCGACCCCGCCGACCGTCCTGATCACCACCGAGTCGGCCAACCTGCGCGGTCTGCCGCGCGCCCGAACCGGCCACCGACCCCTGGCGATCGTGCTGACGCACCGCGACGAAAGCTCCAAGGGACTGCACGAGCACGAACACGAGCTGCGCGAGCACGGCATCGGCTGCGTGCACCACTCAGCACGCGAGCCCGCAGCCCGGCTATTCGCCCATCCGCCGGTGCTGTCATGA
- a CDS encoding transglutaminase family protein — MNRVVLPIIGGLTTLATLGTISPVFSSASWLVGPAVAVAVVVLVGIGLRGSRIAGPYVTLLQLLLGLVAILAFFVPSSMLLYLIPTPAALGELIGLIGDGAATARGQRAPIAPNPGTSSLLALLAVPVSVIVDDFVASRRPALVGIPLLSVFAICAAIVRQPIPLWLAMLPLVGYALLLLLDQLTHNRFARDVRRTGPGIAVAAVVTVIAIAVGGTVAVAARLTDGGLLATGSGHERTTNEMVARTTDLAGQLSRDEPLDLFRVSTDDPNPFYLRAVVLDTWGEEGWSFATPRDSGVSIDALPDSAAPAAVALSTATIEVQNYGDLFVPTYFLPRNVNIDGSYAYDVSMQVLFGPEKGQLQEQSYQVQSAAPRPTEPELAAAPFGLAPGIVLSRDLAQPADVDPSVIELTQQVTAGASSPWEVAVALDAFFSDPNGGWTYSLQVPDPGDLDPLASFLQRRIGYCEQYSSAMASMFRLAGVPARIAVGYTNGEQQEDGSYQITTNDAHSWVEAYFDGVGWVPFDPTPIGTRAVPLPYVPSDQQNPGSEAEQSTAPPTTTAPELPPEEQAPPPDQQAQSESGSQSSGVLALARWMLIALAVLAVLLAPAAWRFARLRSRVSLAAAGGADGAHAAWDELRDYTRDLGVPDYTTHSVREQAADWRGRFGMSTPAIERLATDEERARYADGPQIEPLSEPLGQAREQIGQSVGPWRRVQAALLPRSLFRR, encoded by the coding sequence ATGAACCGCGTCGTCCTGCCGATCATCGGCGGCCTCACCACGCTGGCCACTCTGGGCACCATCTCACCGGTCTTCTCCTCAGCCAGCTGGCTGGTCGGACCGGCCGTCGCCGTCGCGGTCGTCGTACTCGTCGGCATCGGTCTGCGCGGCTCGCGCATCGCCGGGCCGTACGTCACGTTGCTGCAGCTGCTGCTCGGGTTGGTCGCGATCCTGGCCTTCTTCGTGCCCTCGAGCATGCTGCTCTATCTCATCCCCACACCCGCCGCGCTGGGCGAGCTGATAGGTCTGATCGGCGACGGCGCCGCGACTGCCCGGGGGCAGCGGGCACCGATCGCCCCGAACCCGGGTACGTCGTCACTGCTGGCACTGCTCGCCGTTCCCGTCTCGGTGATCGTCGATGACTTCGTGGCCTCCCGTCGTCCCGCGCTCGTCGGCATCCCGCTGCTGAGCGTCTTTGCGATCTGCGCCGCCATCGTGCGCCAACCGATCCCCCTATGGCTGGCGATGCTGCCGCTGGTGGGCTATGCGCTGCTGTTGCTGCTCGACCAGCTCACGCACAACCGTTTCGCCCGCGACGTCCGCCGCACCGGGCCGGGCATCGCGGTCGCGGCAGTCGTCACCGTCATTGCGATCGCGGTCGGCGGGACCGTCGCGGTCGCGGCCCGCCTGACCGACGGCGGGCTGCTCGCCACCGGTTCCGGGCACGAGCGGACCACCAACGAGATGGTCGCGCGCACGACCGATCTCGCCGGACAGCTCAGCCGCGACGAGCCGCTCGACCTCTTCCGGGTGAGCACCGACGACCCGAACCCGTTTTACCTGCGCGCCGTCGTGCTGGACACCTGGGGCGAGGAAGGCTGGTCGTTTGCCACGCCGCGCGACTCCGGCGTCAGCATCGACGCGCTCCCGGACTCCGCTGCGCCGGCGGCCGTCGCGCTGTCCACCGCCACCATCGAGGTGCAGAACTACGGCGACCTGTTTGTCCCGACGTACTTCTTGCCGCGCAACGTCAACATCGACGGCAGCTATGCCTATGACGTGTCGATGCAGGTGCTGTTTGGCCCAGAGAAGGGCCAACTGCAGGAGCAGTCCTACCAAGTGCAGAGCGCGGCGCCGCGTCCCACGGAACCGGAGCTTGCCGCGGCGCCCTTCGGCCTGGCGCCGGGGATCGTGCTGTCACGCGACCTTGCCCAGCCCGCCGATGTCGACCCGTCAGTGATTGAGCTGACGCAGCAGGTGACCGCCGGCGCGAGCAGCCCGTGGGAGGTCGCGGTCGCCCTCGATGCGTTCTTCAGCGATCCGAACGGCGGCTGGACCTACTCGCTGCAGGTTCCCGACCCGGGCGATCTCGACCCGCTGGCCAGCTTCTTGCAGCGGCGGATCGGCTACTGCGAGCAGTACTCCTCGGCCATGGCCTCGATGTTCCGCTTGGCCGGCGTCCCGGCCCGGATCGCGGTGGGCTACACCAACGGCGAGCAGCAGGAAGACGGCAGCTACCAGATCACCACCAACGACGCGCACTCGTGGGTCGAGGCCTACTTCGACGGGGTCGGGTGGGTTCCGTTTGACCCCACCCCGATCGGGACGCGCGCCGTACCCCTGCCCTACGTGCCCAGCGACCAGCAGAACCCGGGCTCGGAGGCCGAACAGTCGACCGCTCCGCCCACCACGACCGCGCCCGAACTGCCGCCGGAGGAGCAGGCGCCACCGCCGGATCAGCAGGCCCAGTCCGAGTCCGGCTCGCAGAGCTCCGGCGTACTCGCCCTCGCCCGGTGGATGCTCATCGCCCTGGCCGTGCTCGCGGTCCTGCTGGCCCCCGCGGCCTGGCGTTTTGCGCGGCTCCGCTCGCGCGTCTCGCTCGCCGCGGCCGGCGGCGCCGACGGGGCGCATGCTGCGTGGGACGAGCTGCGCGACTACACCCGCGACCTCGGCGTACCTGACTACACGACCCATTCGGTGCGTGAGCAGGCCGCGGACTGGCGCGGTCGGTTTGGGATGTCGACCCCGGCGATCGAGCGGCTGGCCACCGATGAGGAGCGGGCGCGGTATGCCGATGGGCCGCAGATCGAGCCGCTGAGTGAGCCGCTCGGTCAGGCACGTGAGCAGATCGGACAGTCAGTGGGGCCCTGGCGGCGGGTTCAGGCGGCACTGCTGCCCCGCTCGCTGTTCCGTCGCTGA
- a CDS encoding DUF3040 domain-containing protein, with amino-acid sequence MALSEHEQRILDQIEQSLYAEDPKFKAAVKKSSRRGASSRHLQGAIALVILGLAVLVGGVWLQNVFVGVFGFLVMFAGGALGVRAVQSGAKLRGGSAPAADKNAAPDKSTMKDRIEDRMRRRFEE; translated from the coding sequence GTGGCACTCTCCGAACATGAGCAGCGCATTCTCGACCAGATCGAGCAGTCGCTCTACGCCGAGGACCCCAAGTTCAAGGCGGCGGTCAAGAAATCGAGTCGTCGCGGCGCCTCATCGCGCCACCTTCAGGGCGCCATCGCCCTCGTCATCCTCGGTCTCGCCGTACTCGTCGGCGGGGTCTGGCTGCAAAACGTGTTCGTCGGCGTCTTCGGCTTCCTGGTGATGTTTGCCGGCGGTGCCCTCGGCGTACGAGCGGTGCAGTCCGGGGCCAAGCTGCGCGGCGGCAGTGCGCCGGCCGCCGATAAGAACGCCGCACCGGACAAGTCGACGATGAAGGACCGCATCGAAGACCGGATGCGCCGCCGCTTCGAGGAATAG
- the dinB gene encoding DNA polymerase IV — MGRSADQERIGPTDQHDADDTGCHLLHVDMDAFFVSVEVRRDRSLAGKPVIVGGAGGFGVVSSASYEARRYGVRSAMPMSRALALCPGAIVVSHGSDYGAVSREVMDLLRDVTPKVQPLSLDEAFLDVRGAGRLIGSPAHIARGIRERMVRELELTCSVGVASRLFVAKIASTRCKPDGMLVVPKDETLEFLAPLPVSALWGVGPKATAKLAGIGIHTVLDLRQARRQTLVSTLGRAGAAQLSALADGHDPRSVTPERVEKSISAEETFFHPLTDHRTIESELVALSHKVARRLRAADQRTKSVAIKVRTADFETHTRTSTLPEPTDVARVLLEQAIAMWRTAERDTVEGRAIRLLGVRAHGLVDAGSQPEQLALATEDVERAERWAGAERALDQITARFGSKSVRPASQLRPQGPATARRDGEHR, encoded by the coding sequence ATGGGCCGTAGCGCCGACCAGGAGCGCATCGGCCCCACCGACCAGCACGATGCCGACGACACCGGCTGCCACCTGCTGCACGTCGACATGGACGCCTTCTTCGTCAGCGTCGAGGTACGCCGCGACCGCTCGTTGGCCGGCAAGCCGGTCATCGTCGGCGGGGCCGGAGGATTCGGCGTCGTTTCCTCGGCCAGCTATGAGGCCCGGCGGTACGGCGTACGCAGCGCCATGCCGATGTCGCGTGCCCTGGCGCTGTGTCCGGGCGCGATCGTGGTCAGCCACGGCAGTGACTACGGCGCGGTCTCGCGTGAGGTGATGGACCTGCTGCGCGACGTCACCCCGAAGGTGCAGCCGCTGTCGCTGGACGAGGCCTTCCTGGACGTGCGCGGCGCCGGCCGGCTGATCGGCTCGCCGGCCCATATAGCCCGCGGCATCCGCGAGCGGATGGTCCGCGAGCTCGAGCTGACCTGCTCGGTCGGTGTCGCGAGCCGGCTGTTCGTGGCGAAGATCGCCAGCACCCGCTGCAAACCCGACGGGATGCTCGTCGTCCCCAAGGACGAGACGCTGGAGTTCCTCGCGCCGCTGCCGGTCTCCGCGCTGTGGGGCGTCGGCCCGAAGGCGACGGCCAAGCTGGCCGGGATCGGCATCCACACCGTGCTCGACCTGCGCCAGGCCCGCCGCCAGACCCTCGTCAGCACGCTCGGGCGGGCCGGCGCCGCGCAGCTGAGCGCGCTCGCCGACGGGCACGACCCGCGCTCGGTCACCCCCGAACGTGTGGAGAAGTCGATCTCGGCGGAGGAGACGTTTTTTCATCCGTTGACCGACCACCGCACCATCGAGTCCGAGCTGGTGGCGCTCAGCCACAAGGTCGCGCGCCGGCTGCGCGCCGCCGACCAGCGCACCAAGTCGGTCGCGATCAAGGTGCGCACCGCCGACTTCGAGACCCACACCCGCACCAGCACGCTGCCCGAGCCCACCGATGTGGCGCGAGTGCTGCTGGAGCAGGCGATCGCGATGTGGCGCACGGCCGAGCGCGACACGGTCGAGGGCCGGGCGATCCGGCTGCTCGGCGTACGCGCGCATGGGCTCGTCGATGCCGGCTCACAACCTGAGCAGTTGGCCCTGGCCACCGAGGATGTCGAACGCGCCGAGCGCTGGGCCGGGGCCGAACGCGCGCTTGATCAGATCACCGCGAGATTCGGATCCAAAAGCGTCCGGCCGGCGTCCCAGCTGCGGCCACAGGGCCCCGCGACAGCTCGCCGCGACGGTGAGCATCGGTGA
- a CDS encoding class I SAM-dependent methyltransferase — MAQTDPQAAAAAAATPTTTPAMPAMPTMPTDDAAIAALTALLGGRDAVSILDLGGGTGVYAVPLARLGHRVDVLDQSPDALATLRRRAQSAGVDHLVHGQVADLDALDGPLAGRRDDVVLCHRVLEYVEDPLATLRAAAALLAPGGWMSVIAANRDGAVLSRIVSGRLGEAARIAAGDDAQGKSGRRFEIGQLEGLMAAAELQIDSARGLGLASELSPAEASTAEIKAVHEATCRRPALRDVSPFVHLIVRPAP, encoded by the coding sequence ATGGCCCAGACCGACCCGCAGGCCGCCGCGGCGGCAGCGGCGACACCGACCACCACGCCCGCGATGCCGGCGATGCCCACGATGCCGACTGATGACGCGGCTATCGCCGCGCTCACGGCGTTGTTGGGCGGGCGCGACGCGGTGAGCATCCTCGATCTGGGCGGTGGCACCGGGGTGTACGCCGTACCGCTCGCGCGCCTCGGGCACCGCGTCGACGTGCTCGACCAGAGCCCGGACGCGCTCGCGACCCTGCGACGCCGCGCCCAGAGCGCGGGTGTCGACCACCTGGTCCACGGCCAGGTCGCCGACCTCGATGCGCTCGACGGACCGCTCGCGGGCCGCCGCGATGACGTCGTGCTTTGCCACCGCGTGCTGGAGTACGTCGAGGACCCGCTTGCGACGCTGCGCGCGGCGGCCGCGCTCCTTGCGCCGGGCGGCTGGATGAGCGTCATCGCAGCCAACCGAGACGGCGCCGTACTCAGCCGGATCGTCAGCGGCCGGCTGGGCGAGGCCGCGCGGATCGCGGCCGGCGACGACGCTCAGGGCAAGTCCGGGCGGCGATTTGAGATCGGGCAGCTCGAGGGCCTGATGGCCGCCGCCGAGCTGCAGATCGACTCGGCACGCGGGCTCGGGCTCGCCAGCGAGCTCAGCCCAGCCGAAGCGAGCACGGCCGAGATCAAGGCGGTGCACGAGGCCACCTGCCGCCGGCCGGCGCTGCGTGACGTGTCGCCGTTCGTGCACCTGATCGTCCGCCCCGCGCCATGA